In a genomic window of Halalkalicoccus sp. CG83:
- a CDS encoding ArsR/SmtB family transcription factor, producing MSDTNPLTGCCTSLTPEVDTTVLERDVEVASALANETRYELLRLLVAADGEVCACEFVGSVDASQSTVSRGLSTLYEAGLTTRRKEGQWRYYAPAEAAERLLETFDAIREGR from the coding sequence ATGAGCGACACGAACCCACTAACCGGGTGTTGTACGTCCCTGACCCCTGAGGTCGATACGACCGTGCTCGAACGCGACGTGGAGGTGGCGTCGGCGCTGGCGAACGAGACCAGATACGAACTGCTGCGTCTGCTCGTCGCCGCCGACGGGGAGGTCTGTGCCTGCGAGTTCGTCGGCAGCGTCGACGCGAGCCAGAGCACCGTGAGCCGCGGACTCTCGACGCTGTACGAGGCCGGACTGACGACCAGACGCAAGGAGGGCCAGTGGCGCTACTACGCGCCGGCCGAGGCGGCCGAGCGACTGCTGGAGACGTTCGACGCGATCCGAGAGGGACGATAA
- a CDS encoding DUF502 domain-containing protein: protein MSYWKRDLASGLIILVPVLVSLYAVSWLFLFIAGLPLVGVIEDPLLRVVTTLVVFAAAVVLAGIAMRTAAGALVTVRLADVINRVPGLRVVYNASQFAVETAVSGDAELRQPVRVRTWNGVYMTAFKTGKRTDDGRLQLFMPTAPNVTSGYVIEVEPEAAIPTDESVEEAMTRLLSGGFGDRRDRRTSIPVYEEGERDDDREGRPAADD from the coding sequence GTGTCGTACTGGAAACGGGACCTCGCCAGCGGGCTGATCATCCTGGTGCCCGTGCTCGTGAGCCTCTATGCCGTCTCCTGGCTGTTTCTGTTCATCGCCGGCCTCCCGCTGGTCGGCGTCATCGAGGATCCGCTGCTCCGCGTGGTCACGACTCTCGTCGTGTTCGCCGCGGCGGTGGTACTGGCGGGGATCGCGATGCGAACCGCGGCGGGCGCGCTGGTCACCGTACGGCTCGCCGACGTGATCAACCGCGTGCCGGGGCTTCGCGTCGTCTACAACGCCTCGCAGTTCGCCGTCGAGACCGCGGTGTCGGGCGACGCCGAACTCAGACAGCCAGTTCGGGTCCGAACGTGGAACGGGGTCTACATGACCGCCTTCAAGACCGGAAAACGCACCGACGACGGCAGGCTACAGCTGTTCATGCCGACGGCGCCGAACGTCACGAGCGGCTACGTGATCGAGGTCGAACCCGAGGCGGCGATCCCGACCGACGAGAGCGTCGAGGAGGCGATGACGCGGCTGCTCAGCGGCGGGTTCGGCGACCGGCGCGACCGGCGAACGTCGATCCCGGTCTACGAGGAGGGCGAGCGCGACGACGACCGGGAGGGACGGCCGGCGGCCGACGACTAG
- a CDS encoding nitrite/sulfite reductase, translating to MPSDVEGWKDDVYGTDIRQHMERFAEEGWDAIPEDEHDAWFERFKWYGLYHQRAGQESYFMMRVGPPNGVLEPGMLRTIGEIAKKYSTGPAENPEFGNGWADFTTRQAIQYHWINIEDVPDVWDELEEAGLSTLQACGDSWRNIVGCPVAGKDKNEHVDALDTIHELHDTFKGNDDHSNLPRKWKVSVTGCDEGCGQGDINDLGLEPAEKEIDGETVEGFNVRVGGGLARNEPRFAKNIDVFVTPEQAADVAGGLSALFRDHGDRENRYNARIKFLVDEWGPEKVRDVLQDEYVDFEMHTAGEDLRESYSYNAGTTDGHADHVGVHEQNDGNYYVGLNVLVGRMGADEVIELADIADEYGSGEARITQRQNLILTDVPEENLDELLAEPLLEEYSPDPHPFQRGSIACTGTEFCSLSIVETKNRQVRYSRWLKENVELPEDVEDFHIHLSGCTASCAQPQIADVSLRGMKTRKDGEPVEALDIGLGGGLGENPNFADWVTQRVPADEVPGAIANLIEGYAADREEGETFREFVVDRDEETLSELVEPEETSYEDPYMHNTKQTWYPYAEDDDLDFSPAPAYPDDTPMSADD from the coding sequence ATGCCTAGTGACGTCGAGGGCTGGAAGGACGATGTCTACGGAACGGACATCCGCCAGCATATGGAGCGGTTCGCGGAGGAGGGCTGGGACGCGATCCCGGAGGACGAACACGACGCCTGGTTCGAGCGCTTCAAGTGGTACGGGCTGTACCACCAGCGCGCCGGCCAGGAGAGCTACTTCATGATGCGGGTCGGCCCGCCCAACGGCGTGCTCGAACCGGGTATGCTCCGGACGATCGGCGAGATCGCGAAGAAGTACTCGACCGGCCCCGCGGAGAACCCCGAGTTCGGCAACGGGTGGGCCGACTTCACCACTCGCCAGGCGATCCAGTACCACTGGATCAACATCGAGGACGTCCCCGACGTCTGGGACGAACTCGAGGAGGCAGGGCTCTCGACGCTGCAGGCCTGCGGTGACTCCTGGCGAAACATCGTCGGCTGTCCGGTCGCCGGCAAGGACAAGAACGAGCACGTCGACGCCCTCGATACGATCCACGAGCTCCACGACACGTTCAAGGGCAACGACGATCACTCGAACCTCCCGCGGAAGTGGAAGGTCAGCGTGACGGGCTGTGACGAGGGCTGCGGCCAGGGCGACATCAACGACCTGGGCCTCGAGCCCGCGGAGAAGGAGATCGACGGCGAGACCGTCGAGGGGTTCAACGTACGGGTCGGCGGCGGCCTCGCACGAAACGAGCCTCGGTTCGCGAAGAACATCGACGTGTTCGTCACGCCCGAGCAGGCCGCCGACGTCGCCGGCGGGCTCAGTGCGCTGTTCCGCGATCACGGCGACCGCGAGAACCGCTACAACGCCCGGATCAAGTTCCTCGTCGACGAGTGGGGTCCCGAGAAGGTCCGAGACGTCCTCCAGGATGAGTACGTCGACTTCGAGATGCACACCGCCGGCGAGGACCTCCGCGAGAGCTACTCGTACAACGCCGGAACGACCGACGGTCACGCGGATCACGTCGGCGTTCACGAGCAGAACGACGGCAACTACTACGTCGGTCTGAACGTCCTCGTCGGACGGATGGGTGCCGACGAGGTGATCGAGCTCGCCGACATCGCCGACGAGTACGGTTCCGGCGAGGCCCGCATCACCCAGCGCCAGAACCTCATCCTCACGGACGTCCCCGAGGAGAACCTCGACGAGCTGCTCGCGGAGCCGCTGCTCGAGGAGTACAGCCCCGACCCACACCCGTTCCAGCGCGGCTCGATCGCCTGTACGGGGACGGAGTTCTGCTCGCTGTCGATCGTCGAGACCAAGAACAGGCAGGTGCGCTACTCGCGCTGGCTCAAGGAGAACGTCGAACTCCCCGAGGACGTCGAGGACTTCCACATCCACCTCTCGGGCTGTACGGCCTCCTGCGCCCAGCCCCAGATCGCGGACGTCTCGCTGCGGGGCATGAAGACGCGAAAGGACGGCGAGCCGGTCGAGGCGCTCGACATCGGCCTGGGCGGCGGGCTGGGCGAGAACCCCAACTTCGCCGACTGGGTCACCCAGCGCGTGCCCGCCGACGAGGTCCCCGGCGCGATCGCGAACCTGATCGAGGGCTACGCCGCCGATCGCGAGGAGGGCGAGACGTTCCGCGAGTTCGTCGTCGACCGCGACGAGGAGACGCTCTCCGAACTCGTCGAACCCGAGGAGACCTCCTACGAGGACCCCTACATGCACAACACCAAGCAGACCTGGTACCCCTACGCCGAGGACGATGACCTCGACTTCAGCCCCGCGCCCGCCTATCCCGACGACACGCCGATGTCGGCGGACGACTAG
- a CDS encoding DUF6360 family protein, translated as MPDRLMKINAYTTFDLLDGEAKGHGWTDEALAVLNATAPRENPDHVSLELELDNTDLENVPAHVDRVTLSAEQARTLAAELEKHAARVEAAEDDE; from the coding sequence ATGCCCGACCGCCTGATGAAGATCAACGCGTACACGACGTTCGACCTGCTGGACGGCGAGGCGAAGGGCCACGGCTGGACCGACGAGGCGCTCGCCGTGTTGAACGCCACCGCGCCCCGCGAGAACCCGGATCACGTCTCCCTCGAGCTCGAACTCGACAACACCGATCTGGAGAACGTGCCGGCTCACGTCGACCGCGTGACGCTCTCGGCCGAACAGGCCCGAACGCTCGCCGCCGAACTCGAGAAACACGCCGCACGCGTCGAGGCCGCGGAGGACGACGAGTAA
- the arsM gene encoding arsenite methyltransferase, with amino-acid sequence MSELDPAEQRRAVRERYGAIAEGGGDCCDDGCGTDRKRAERLGYDASDLDVVPEANLGLGCGNPTAIASLEEGETVLDLGSGGGFDCFLAAREVGDAGRVIGVDMTPEMVERARENAANDDATNVEFRLGEIEHLPVADGTIDVILSNCVINLSADEERVFEEAFRVLRPGGRLAISDVVLTADVPETLRNDPERLTGCVSGAATIGELETMLGSAGFEAIRIEPEEGSETVIREWSDEYDLSDVLVSARIEGRKPAAEAR; translated from the coding sequence ATGAGTGAACTGGACCCCGCCGAGCAGCGCCGCGCCGTCCGCGAACGCTACGGCGCGATCGCCGAGGGCGGAGGCGACTGCTGTGACGACGGCTGTGGGACGGACCGGAAGCGGGCGGAACGGCTCGGCTACGACGCGAGCGACCTCGACGTCGTCCCCGAGGCGAACCTCGGACTCGGCTGTGGCAACCCGACGGCGATCGCCTCGCTGGAGGAGGGAGAGACCGTCCTCGACCTCGGCTCCGGCGGCGGGTTCGACTGCTTCCTCGCGGCGCGCGAGGTCGGCGATGCCGGACGGGTCATCGGCGTCGACATGACGCCGGAGATGGTCGAACGTGCCCGCGAGAACGCGGCGAACGACGACGCGACGAACGTCGAGTTCCGGCTGGGCGAGATCGAACACCTGCCGGTCGCCGACGGAACGATCGACGTGATCCTCTCGAACTGCGTGATCAACCTCTCGGCCGACGAGGAGCGAGTCTTCGAGGAGGCGTTTCGCGTCCTCCGGCCGGGTGGCCGGCTCGCGATCAGCGACGTCGTCCTGACGGCCGACGTACCCGAAACGCTACGTAACGATCCCGAGCGCCTCACCGGCTGTGTCTCGGGTGCGGCGACGATCGGCGAGCTAGAGACGATGCTCGGATCGGCGGGGTTCGAGGCGATACGGATCGAGCCGGAAGAAGGGAGCGAGACGGTCATCCGCGAGTGGTCCGACGAGTACGACCTCTCGGACGTGCTCGTCTCGGCGCGGATCGAGGGGAGAAAACCGGCCGCAGAAGCACGCTAG